A window of Rhododendron vialii isolate Sample 1 chromosome 11a, ASM3025357v1 contains these coding sequences:
- the LOC131307922 gene encoding uncharacterized protein At1g01500-like, with product MDNSLESENGNGGHNKMRHSKASLSWLDLKVFYVRITKCEIDASTPEYLTLNHIPLDRDTLLEVNGARTSMYSDGVSSLLRRDRLDKKFEEVTFVSTESIRVSGSVKFEVFDKDVLLLSGVLELCTSNGCVGEVETYGQKWRVNCESDMVPGMGFLKGKPRIEVFVAGCFAGGSPIILTKTVQLSLRKKQMRNGLDSIPEYEAAESQKDVPAEFLNLQPSDCPNYKPENADYKYLYTGAEYLEGEDGELSWFNAGVRVGVGIGLGVCVGIGIGVGLLVRTYQGTTRNFRRRLL from the exons ATGGATAATTCTCTCGAATCggaaaatggaaatggaggCCACAACAAGATGAGGCACTCTAAGGCATCCTTATCTTGGCTTGATTTGAAAGTCTTTTACGTGAGAATTACCAAATGTGAGATAGATGCTTCAACTCCTGAGTACCTTACACTAAACCATATTCCACTAGATCGGGACACCCTTCTAGAAGTAAACGGTGCAAGAACTAGCATGTATTCTGATGGTGTTTCTTCCCTTCTGAGAAGGGATCGGCTGGACAAGAAATTCGAAGAGGTAACATTTGTGTCCACTGAGAGTATAAGAGTGAGTGGGAGCGTAAAATTTGAGGTTTTTGATAAAGATGTTCTATTGCTTTCTGGGGTACTAGAGTTGTGTACCAGTAATGGTTGTGTTGGGGAAGTAGAGACCTATGGCCAGAAATGGAGGGTGAATTGTGAATCGGATATGGTTCCGGGCATGGGGTTTTTGAAGGGAAAACCAAGAATTGAAGTTTTTGTTGCTGGTTGCTTCGCTGGTGGTAGTCCTATTATCTTAACGAAAACTGTGCAGCTTAGTCTCCGAAAGAAGCAAATGAGGAATGGCTTGGATTCAATACCAGAATATGAGGCAGCTGAGAGCCAAAAAGATGTGCCAGCCGAGTTTCTTAATCTTCAG CCATCAGATTGCCCAAATTATAAACCAGAGAATGCAGACTACAAATACCTTTATACAGGGGCTGAATACTTAGAAGGTGAAGATGGAGAGCTCTCATGGTTCAATGCTGGAGTTAGGGTTGGTGTTGGAATTGGCCTTGGTGTTTGTGTCGGAATTGGAATAGGAGTGGGATTGCTGGTTCGAACCTACCAGGGAACCACCAGAAACTTCAGAAGACGACTACTATAA